Below is a genomic region from Sphaeramia orbicularis chromosome 6, fSphaOr1.1, whole genome shotgun sequence.
CACTGTGTCTTCATATACCAGGTCAGGACTTGTTTCACAGAGGTGACCTCCAAGAGGTTAGAAGAAGCTGCTATAGCAGCACTGTGGCTGGAagtgctgcatgtttttctgatgtgtttagtgaaatatgtgaaagtagattgtacctattaaataatcataacagaaagtctgagttgttcatgctgtagtttttaacaaataccttgaatacattaagtattacctgattttacctaaaattgccctctatataaagtgtaacagatAGGATAAAGTGCAAAGCGTTAATTTCGcgataatttttttgtctgccccccaacattttctttgccctccagttgccccccacacacacacacacacacacacacacacacacacacacacacacacacacacacttttaaaatcctggtgccaccACTGATTACAgctctgagacagtaatattgtaaggtaagggactacttttaaataacagaaaaaagtaatctgtaatgtattaccaTTTGTAAGTAACTTTTATAGCACTGTAGATGTGTATAGTCATGAAGGCAGAACAGATATGCAACAAGAAAAGTAACTTGTTTAGAGTGAAGGGAGACTTCCATTAACTTCCAGTTCTTGTACTGACAGAAGTTACTTCCTTTGCAGAGATTCATGCAGAGACATGTAGAGTGCACACCACGGCAGCAGAGGGATTCTTTTTCATGTCTGGGTGTTTGTACGGAGGTGGAGTGTGTAGACGGCGCGAGGCTGTGGGACATAGATCAGCCCAGGATGTTTTCTCCTCAGGATGCTGTCATTCCACAGACAAATCACCCAAATGGCCACCAGGAAGAGAGCAGCTGAGAAACTACAAAGCAAAATACTGTCAACGAAACTGTCCTCACAGCTatggacacagatacagataagtGTAAGTGACCCCCAAGAGGAAATGGACCTGTCCATCAGGTCAAGAAAAACAAATATGCTAACATGTCTGTatgtgagaaagaaaaaaagacctTCATGTCTGTAAagatttcacagtttttttttcttatagttttgTACATCTGTCTGTTTTACACACTTGTATAGCTTTTTGTGTACGTTTAGTTTAGAGAAGAAGGAAGAAAGACaagaagaaaggaaaggaaaggaaaggaaaggaaaggaaaggaaaggaaaggaaaggaaaggaaaggaaaggaaagaacacATCCAAAATGTAATGGAGAATGGGAAAAGAGCTACAATTATAACATTTTTGATAACGTTcgattaaactagaaaagcactcggagagcgcagacctccaccaaggcagatcagtcccccctcatcaccaccaaaatttaatcatttgttccttgtgtcagtatcaacatttcctgaaaatttcatccaaatctgtccataacttttagaggtgtcttgttaacagacagacagacaaactctgatgaaaacataacctgcgCTGTTCCTTGGCAGATGTAATAAGTGCTGTCGTCATGGCTGCTGGTGCACATGTTCACGTGTACCTGTAGAGCATGAAGAGGCCGTTGCTATTGGGAACCAAGCCCCGCCTCCTCTGGTGCATCACTGTGGCAGTCATGGCAAAAAACGTGAAGATGAAGAGGATAAAGGTCTGGCCCTCGGTGACCAGATACCTGTTGGGAACATAAAGAGGTTCTTTTCACTTTTCAGAGAGCAGACGGTCTGAGCAGTCTTCAATAGAGGAACATTCTCTTTCAGAGGTCATAAAAAACAGTACAAGCTGACAGTGTTTATtttgaaaacagattttttttttttgtcacatattttcacatttttcctggtAGGTTTTGAAGTTCAACTGGACCAAATGAACAAAGCCAGTCCGGTTGAACTTTAAAAACTACCAGGAAGAAGGATGACCTGGATAAATGAGGACTTACACAGAAATGTGCAccgtaagaccggataagttgagtttactttaaaaaattgagtaaaccagttgccttaaaaaatttaagtaatgagtaatgaacacttgagtgtattaaacttaaatgcttgatttgaatggaattgctattttaagtacaacacactaaatgccacgttaacttaacttaaaatttgttgcaatgtcaattgctttgtataatcattagacttcatgttgtcagttcattttactcaatttcaagttgatttatattaatatcttttgcaatataaattgctttgtataattattagtgatgtgaacgaatcaaatcttttgaacggctctctgaaatgaacgatgggaaccgagtctttgtaaagaactgttcatttttatttttatttttttttaaggagggagtgtccgattgcctgtcaatttaccaagatactgttctagttctgagaattgcacaacagctcaggtatttaagtaattgcagtgattaatcactgttgtgttttgtgcaatttttttctgtatgtttacacacatttattgttcttgttttgaggagaataaaatgctatttcattagaaaatgttttattttcttcttcatttttaggctacagactagtccataaaatgtaccgtgatgtttttttgtcaaattccagtatttgcctaatgtcacctctcatgtcatgtcccacacatttgaactaactattcttttttacagtaagatcatatttactgccgcactaattaaacacctttaaaatgtaatgtcaatcatcacatgtagcctatttagtcattaagaCAATGGTGTTTCAAATTaatgcacaaaacataaaagagccagtctgctgaacggctcttttcagtgaacggctcctgattgaacggctcccttcaaagagctaaaagtcccatcactaataattattcaacttaacacATTGTTGCGTGGATAGAAAtcaggcaggaagttagctcaatgtaatatGCCAGTatgggaagtgcttttaatttggccaggtATAACCAACAACGTTGAACAAGAACATTAATAGGTGAACAGGAAATCCACTGTTCAgtctatggctctcactcatggtgcagctctacaaaaatacaaaaacaaacacaagaaggccaataaacactgccatgcACACagtaagtcaaaattaacactaacacctcAACCCCACTGaactcctgcacataaaaataacacattttcaacaacatgcctaatacccacaatgcaatgcggagatgaaaaggtgtggtcatgactaaaactgagtgatttaaatccattcaatttaaacttttttgtactttcgactatgtctacaaattagtagactatacgtaacattttatagtaatgtcataaaacttaaatcatttaagtacattgtaattaaagcatttacaaagtccaggcttacagtgagtCAACTTTTCATATTTGTGATAaactagtttattttttattcttctctgtctcaaactaaataaactcttaaaaactcttgaattaatcAGAAAGTGCATCATCGCAAACTTGAAAGTTGTAGAAACTCATTGAAAGTTGACTTCTTAGAGATCCATGGTTCTTTCAGCAACACACCTACGAAGGACTTTTTCATCTCCAAACCCAAAAAATCAATTGCTTTTCTCCTCAGGATCCAAATTTACTGAACTACTGGGTGAGCTGCCATGATGTCTAAGGTTTTACTAGCTCTTCCACTGACAAAACAATGTCAAACTCCATCATGTCAATCTGATGAAAGTCTTTTCcaccattttcatcttgttacgtcTTCTGTCACAGTTCTGTCCTCTCCATTTAACATGTCTTAGGTGAGGTTGACATTTATAAACACTACCAGAGAAcacttgttttttctgtttttataaggAGAATGGATTAGGAAAATGAAAcccaatacatttttgtccagaCCTTCAGTTTGGGAAAGGCATCTGCAGATTAAAGTATCCAATAATATACAAAGCAATAAATAACTgtaaaatagtaaataaataacagtaaataacAATACTTATATTAATGCATCAGCAAAAACATCAGGGTAACACAAACAGGGACCATTATACTGTACAGTGACATGTTCTGCTTTCATATTttaactataaataaataaataaataaataaatatatttatatatttatttatttatttatttatttatttattatttatttatttatttatttatttttttttttaataatacttgcatacttttactgaagtaaggTTTTGGATGCAGAGTTTAACTTttggttgactttttttttttttcactaaagtaaaggatctgaattcTTAGTTAGTTCAGCAGACAACAGATATTTAACAATAAGTAACACTGAAACTCTTCAAATACTAGGTAAATACTAGGAATAGAAGCATCGGTTAGGTTTTatattgtctctttttttctattCTACTTTAAAAGTAGAGCTCCAAGAATGTCCAACATGAGCCAGTTTAAAAAGATGTATAAAGAGATGTTTTATACATGATATAAAACTGTAGAAGGTGTTTGAGTATTACCAGATATtatgcctctgtccataataatatactttacatagactaaatgtcatctaaaattaacgtttacttGCAACAGTATATATGTAGTAtaataaactattacatgatcaaaaacaaattaattttagccaaaaaatgttttaaattttttaaatgtctggggttgccagaaatttgtgatgttaaaatgaggtcaggagccaaaaaaggttgggaatcacggGTTCCTTGACTACATCATAAACAACATTGCTGCCAGGACCAAAATAATATCCAACTTTATGAGATATATGTCTACAATATAAAACATTCATTATTCACTTATTTTAAAAATTAGATATGTACAAAACTAAGCATTAATGTTTATGGACGCCACTGACCGCCTTAAAGGCAGAGACGCCCTGATCTCTGAACGAGGCTGTTGAATTCTGAAGCGCTGTCTTCAGTGAGTAAAGTAATTAGTCAGAATCACCTGAGAACTAACTAATCAATTATTACTAACACCTGCAGGCCTTCACACATGTGTTGCTATCAGACACTAGTTCCAGCTTCAGTTCTGCTGTTAGAGATCAGTCCCAGGTTACCACTCCAGTAACACAACATCAGACTGTGTAGAGATGAAAACTAAAGCCAGAGGACACATGACAGTGGGTACACAAAGTATTCAGACCCCCTCAAAGTTTTCACTCTTTGTTGTATTGCAGCCATTccctaaaatcatttaagttctttttttcctcattaatgtaCATACAGCACCCCATTTtgaccggaaaaaaaaaaacaaaaacagaattgtagacatttttgcagatttattaaaaaagaacGACTGAAATATCACATGGTCGTAAGTTTTCAGAACCCCGTGGGTTATTTCAGGTGTAAATTtgcttaaccttttcatgcatgaattatgagaaccttaagcaagattttttttttccttagtgattttattcctctttaggcatgaaaaaaacaatctgaaatttttttatgaacctaacccaaaaatgtccacttagctggacaccatgtgtttaatttttgaagcaaataaacatgcatttattgacatactgtgtgaaaactataaaataaaaaaaatttaaaaatgctgctaatcttatgttttctcacgttttaacatactataatactagttattactaaaatgtaaagaaacacccaaactttttgttaaaaaaaaaacaaaaaacaacttaattacagtctaataattaacaattgatttacactcaaatatatatattactgcagatcaggtttatcaagagcaggaaagttacagtaatggtatgaattgcagtgtatgggatgatgcataagtgtccactgtgttggttgatatgggactaaaacaaccaaacccatgaatatacacgagaacatctgtagaatagatgtcctctgtagtgaccagtatgtatgaaagggttaaaatggaaatattcacccTATTTACACTACTTCAAATGCTTTTCTCAGACcattctctgtatttttgtgtaATACTCATTGCTGAGAGAGTTTAGCAATACTGTGAAACAACCATCACTTTAAAATACAAGCAAATAACATTTCCATCTATATAATGCATTCCCTGTTTTTTAAGTTTTAGGATAAGGCTCAGCTCATTATGCAGTTAATACTAACTTTTAATggccttgtttgttttcttgttgctGCTGCCGGTGTCTCAGCAGGAAACCAGTGGGACCCTGAGCTCCTTAGATTGTGTTAACACTTATGAGAAAACTCATTTAATCTGTGCTCTCTGGTGTCAGCCCGGGTGGATGTCTGTCTGGGTGAGAGAACATCCCAGCATGTAAATGTACTGAGGTGAAGTCAGAAATACTAGATCAACTACCCTTCACAGCTTCACCTTCACAGCTTGCTCAAAGCACTTAACACCAACTCCACATCAGTTTATACATTTGCATCTCTCTAATGGGTTTAATCATCTCTTCAGTCAGACACAGGTTTCATTCACTGACTCCATCTGTTTCTCATTTAGTGTTTCATTAAAAAGACAAATACTTCTTGAGTTGCTTATCAGATACTTTAGCCATTATAGATAGCTATTTTAGCACTATTACCGATGTGATTTATTACTCTGTGATGTAATCTGTACAACTgaatcatgtttaaaatgataaaaGCTTTTGTCTGCAAATACGTCAGACAAATGCATTTAAATTCTACTTAATTCTACAATAAAAGATCACCTTGGCCTCTCAGAGGCTGCAGAAAGGACACGACACATAACAACTTCCACATTGTATATTTATACATTCAGCAGCTGAACCACTGTGTCTATACATACATGTGTATATTTACAATGTTTTTCATTTAGAGTTGCATTGATAAcaatatttattttcctttttgctCAGGTTTGGTCTCCACTAAACTTGTAAGACAAGATTTTACTCTGTATCTGCAAGATTTTTCACAATCTTCACTGGCTTGTCTCAAACTAGCTGtctgttgaatagaatagaatagaatagaatagaatagaatagaatagaatagaatagaatagaacaaaacagaccagaatagaatagaatagaatagaacagaacaaaacagaatagaatagaatagaacaaaacagaccagaatagaatagaatagaatagaatagaatagaatagaatagaacagaacagaatagaatagaatagaatagaatagaacaaaacagaccagaatagaatagaatagaacagaacaaaacagaatagaatagaatagaacaaaacagaccagaatagaatagaatagaatagaatagaacaaaacagaccagaatggaatagaatagaatagaatagaatagaatagaatagaatagaatagaatagaatagaatagaatagaatagaatagctttattgtcattgcagtaaaacaaaaatgaaaagggCTACATCTAATTAGTGATTTCTTTATAAAACTGAAAGTGGATTTTTGGATAAttgtctttttattattattattattattattattattattattattattattattattgttgttgttgttgttgttgttgttgttgttgttgttgttgttgttgttgttgttgttgttataaaaTGACTTGAGTAGAGTGATTGAGTAGAAGTATTCCAGTCTAACCAGTAGTAGGCTGCATTTGGGAGGAGCAACATCCACGCTGCTGGCGGCATCATCTTCTCCTGCTTTTTGTGGTAAAAACACCCACTGAAGAACAGGAAGAGGACGAGGAAGAGAGGAACATACCTGGAGGGACAAGACAAAGGGAATGTCTGTAAATGGCAAATACTTTGTCGAGTCATAGaaactaaaaaaagaacaaatcattATGATTAAATCACATCCCCCTGCTAAGGCATATAAAGAAAAGTcaaggacaaacccattaaaataataagttatgtaaaaataaaaataacagtgaaaaggcAGATTTAAAGAAGATGAAGTGAAACTAAggactttctgttttttttgttgttgtttttttcactggaTCTGCTCCAGAATTGAATGGGTTTGTCCTCAGATCATGCCCTAGTTGATGTCAAGTTTCATTAAAATCAACAGCTCTGCGCAATTctgcaggcagacaaacaaaaaaacccaccaacATGTGATACATTATCTTTTTGGTGAAGGTAATGACACAAATGATCAGTCTGCAGTTTAAAAATAATTTCTAAGTGATGACTGAAGATGAGGGAGTTCGGGAGGTTTGAGAAAGTTCGCAGGTTTATGTATTTATAGTCTAATAGAGCCTCTTCCTGTTCTCCATTGTCGTCCAAAAACCATTAAAAACATATTAGTGAGTCCCACTGCTGCACATGTTCCCTTATTACAATGTGGACAGGGTTAATCTGGACTGGAAGAGCTTTGTATGATGAAAGTAAATGCACTATTTGGTTAATGTTCTTATTCCCATTATTGTCATGtaataacttattttttttccattatgtaTTTGAatgggtttttttggggttttttttggggggggggtttctgtGTACAGTGAGTCACCATGAACCTCTTACACAACAGCAGTGAATGAAGTCAGAAACATGTAGAACACTGTCTCTGAAAATAAACAGATCATCATAATTCAATATTTATTCCCTTATAGGATTTTTCTTATAATTTTACATGTGATGTCATAAATTAAAGGCAGTGTAGTGTATATATTTAATGTTTACTTACCACATCAGATGACCAAGAGTGTCATCATAGTAATGAAGAAGCTCAAACGCATCAATCTGTGGAGTAAAATGACTTGATTATAAAATAACACATAATGATTTTCTtttcaaacataaaaaataaaagcagataCAATAGAGATATATCCACCAATGGCAGATGTCTTTTGTCAGAACCTTAATACAGACTCAAATGGGCAAAAATACAGTAATCCATCAGTATTTTTAATTAGTCATCAGTAGTAATTATTGGATTAGACCACATTTTAAGAGTAATCTGCAGCTGAAGAATCAAAaacactggtcaacagcaaatttattgtttaagttttttgagctgatttaggataattttggtgtgctgaatccaaaaatcacattaattttgctcaattaggtcaactttctgaactatgctacatattggctttttaacatttttgcttacatttatgggcattttcacatcatgtgatacaaaattctttcatatttcttgcaataaacaagttctgaagattttacttttgccaatttatgattgatttttttaatattacaggtgaatgaaatggcttcgactagaagatcttgcaaaaataagcctgacgtattctgctacatctgcagtgaatacataataaaaaataaatacatcctgttagaaaatgattttttttctcttaaaacctattttgggtgagaactatataaaaaatcaactgataaagtcacaaaaatgtaatcaattttg
It encodes:
- the cln6b gene encoding ceroid-lipofuscinosis neuronal protein 6 homolog, with translation MQPTHRKRHAATFMYSTRLKGSGEMEVVLTKPRFHLDLWIAFTVQNWLLDVGRPVVMLLLPVEWFPLSRPCAAEYLHILYNITTPLILLKLLERSPRTLPSLVVHLGIIAVVMGTSLHMVVDTITLRLLQVGYQLHLSIRENPLMTNLKPSSLIDAFELLHYYDDTLGHLMWYVPLFLVLFLFFSGCFYHKKQEKMMPPAAWMLLLPNAAYYWYLVTEGQTFILFIFTFFAMTATVMHQRRRGLVPNSNGLFMLYSFSAALFLVAIWVICLWNDSILRRKHPGLIYVPQPRAVYTLHLRTNTQT